Proteins from a genomic interval of Methanofollis formosanus:
- the dapF gene encoding diaminopimelate epimerase, which produces MEITFTKLHGNGNDFILIDEMNGPVIPDEMKAPFAALYCDRRFGIGGDGVLFISPSETADVKMRLFQPDESEAEMCGNGIRCLAKYAHDAGYARDTCTVETLAGVMPVEMGYDEEGEFWATIEMVDPAFERSTIPALGEGEYTEEIGGFTVHAANTGVPHAVVFVDDLEAVEIMAVAPSIRRHPTFPKGANVNFVQLNGGESLRIRTFERGVEGETESCGTGATASAAVAHHLGLVGPEVRVETRGGPLVIGCGEKTTMTGPATTVFSGVIEG; this is translated from the coding sequence ATGGAGATCACGTTCACCAAACTCCACGGCAACGGCAACGACTTCATCCTCATCGACGAAATGAACGGGCCGGTCATCCCCGACGAGATGAAGGCCCCCTTCGCCGCCCTGTACTGCGACCGCCGCTTCGGGATCGGCGGCGACGGGGTTCTCTTCATCTCACCCTCCGAGACCGCAGACGTGAAGATGCGCCTCTTCCAGCCTGACGAGAGCGAGGCCGAGATGTGCGGGAACGGGATCCGGTGCCTGGCAAAGTACGCCCATGACGCGGGATATGCCCGGGACACCTGCACCGTCGAGACCCTCGCCGGCGTCATGCCGGTGGAGATGGGCTACGACGAGGAAGGCGAGTTCTGGGCAACGATCGAGATGGTCGACCCGGCCTTCGAGCGTTCCACCATCCCGGCACTCGGGGAGGGCGAGTACACCGAGGAGATCGGCGGGTTCACCGTCCACGCCGCAAATACCGGCGTCCCCCACGCCGTGGTCTTCGTCGACGACCTCGAAGCAGTCGAGATCATGGCCGTCGCACCCTCCATCCGCCGGCACCCCACCTTCCCGAAGGGCGCGAACGTCAACTTCGTGCAGCTCAACGGCGGGGAATCGCTCAGGATCAGGACCTTCGAGCGGGGCGTCGAGGGCGAGACCGAGTCCTGCGGCACCGGTGCCACCGCATCGGCCGCCGTCGCCCACCACCTGGGGCTTGTCGGCCCCGAGGTGAGGGTCGAGACCCGCGGCGGCCCCCTGGTGATCGGGTGCGGCGAGAAGACCACCATGACCGGCCCGGCGACCACGGTCTTCTCGGGCGTCATCGAAGGGTGA
- the radB gene encoding DNA repair and recombination protein RadB, translating to MRAAKMSTGSIPLDDLLGGGLERRTITQVYGEPGSGKSTIAVMAAVACLRGGEAVVYIDTEGFSADRFEQIAGGEAEALADRLYLYEPVDFVQEGVMINECEALLRARKVGLIVMDSATALYRSELGTKKDGLRTLSRHMVLLLGYAKRYEVPVLITNQVYQDIDTDVYFGLGGTALGHLSKAILRIEKRKDGVRRVVLEKHRSRPADICFDYVITDEGIRKVER from the coding sequence ATGAGGGCCGCGAAGATGAGCACCGGTTCGATACCCCTCGACGACCTTCTCGGCGGCGGGCTGGAACGCCGGACGATCACCCAGGTCTACGGTGAACCCGGTTCGGGCAAGTCGACCATTGCGGTGATGGCCGCGGTCGCCTGTCTGCGGGGCGGGGAGGCGGTGGTCTACATCGACACCGAGGGCTTCTCGGCCGACCGTTTCGAGCAGATCGCCGGCGGCGAGGCGGAGGCCCTGGCCGACCGGCTGTACCTCTATGAACCGGTCGATTTTGTCCAGGAAGGCGTGATGATCAACGAGTGCGAGGCCCTCCTGCGGGCGCGGAAGGTGGGGCTGATCGTGATGGACTCCGCCACCGCCCTGTATCGTTCAGAGCTCGGGACAAAGAAGGACGGCCTCAGGACGCTTTCCCGGCATATGGTGCTTCTCCTTGGCTACGCAAAGCGCTACGAGGTGCCGGTGCTGATCACCAATCAGGTCTACCAGGACATCGACACCGATGTCTACTTCGGGCTGGGCGGGACGGCGCTGGGCCATCTCTCCAAGGCGATCCTGCGCATCGAGAAGCGGAAGGACGGAGTCAGGCGGGTGGTGCTCGAGAAGCACCGCTCACGTCCTGCCGACATCTGTTTCGACTACGTGATCACCGACGAGGGGATCCGGAAGGTCGAGCGGTAG
- the larC gene encoding nickel pincer cofactor biosynthesis protein LarC, which produces MRILLFDPFHGAAGDMTIGALLAVGADETVVRRAMASVVADPLFSRVKRCGISAVRVETRAGPAHRHLHQVLEIVEGADAPRPAIERAKRVFQRIAEAEESIHGEHAHFHEVGADDAIADVLGACTALESLAVDGVAVMPIALGSGKVRAAHGLIPVPAPATLAVLAASTLETRFGVGDGELCTPTGAALLAEFATLRPADLGPASVTGIGYGAGTRDPEETPNVLRAVLLNVAPPALADEVDVLETNVDDVTGEVLGHCMDLLFAAGARDVSVLPAVMKKGRAGHLVRVVCRPADGPALTGILARELGTLGVRCIPSVHRSVLERREVPVEVEVGGERRTVHVKVGYLAGAVSSVKAESDEVRAWASSLGIPVRTVARLVEEAAWKRFEGSDA; this is translated from the coding sequence ATGCGAATTCTTCTCTTTGATCCCTTTCACGGTGCGGCGGGCGACATGACCATCGGGGCGCTCCTTGCCGTCGGTGCGGACGAGACGGTTGTCAGGAGGGCGATGGCCTCGGTGGTGGCCGACCCGCTCTTCTCCCGCGTGAAAAGGTGTGGGATCTCGGCGGTGCGGGTGGAGACCAGGGCCGGCCCGGCCCACCGGCACCTCCACCAGGTGCTTGAGATCGTGGAGGGTGCCGACGCGCCGCGGCCGGCGATCGAACGGGCAAAGAGGGTTTTTCAGAGGATCGCGGAGGCCGAGGAGAGCATCCACGGCGAACATGCCCACTTCCACGAGGTCGGGGCCGACGATGCGATCGCCGACGTGCTCGGGGCGTGCACGGCCCTGGAGAGTCTTGCGGTCGACGGCGTCGCGGTGATGCCGATCGCCCTGGGGTCAGGGAAGGTCAGGGCGGCCCACGGCCTGATCCCGGTCCCGGCCCCGGCGACCCTGGCGGTCCTGGCGGCGTCGACGCTGGAGACCAGGTTCGGCGTCGGGGACGGCGAACTCTGCACCCCGACGGGTGCGGCGCTCCTGGCCGAGTTCGCAACGCTCCGGCCCGCCGACCTCGGGCCGGCGAGCGTGACGGGGATCGGGTACGGTGCCGGGACTCGTGACCCCGAGGAGACGCCCAATGTGCTCAGGGCCGTCCTCCTGAATGTGGCGCCGCCGGCCCTCGCGGACGAGGTGGACGTGCTCGAGACCAACGTGGACGACGTGACCGGCGAGGTGCTCGGCCACTGCATGGACCTCCTCTTCGCGGCCGGGGCGCGGGACGTCTCGGTGCTCCCGGCGGTGATGAAGAAGGGGCGGGCCGGTCATCTGGTCAGGGTGGTCTGCCGTCCGGCCGACGGCCCGGCACTCACCGGGATCCTTGCCCGCGAACTCGGTACTCTCGGGGTGCGGTGCATCCCCTCGGTCCACCGGAGCGTGCTGGAGCGCCGGGAGGTGCCGGTCGAGGTCGAGGTCGGGGGCGAGCGGCGGACGGTGCATGTGAAGGTCGGGTATCTTGCCGGGGCGGTCTCCTCGGTGAAGGCCGAGTCCGACGAGGTGCGGGCCTGGGCCTCGTCCCTGGGCATCCCGGTGAGGACGGTCGCCCGTCTCGTCGAGGAGGCGGCCTGGAAGCGGTTTGAAGGGAGCGATGCATGA
- a CDS encoding CDC48 family AAA ATPase, producing MPEMYLKVDRAYPEDQGGGKARLDPDTMLQLRLSPGDLVEVVGKRRTIAKVWRAMVSDWQQGKMRVDKFTRENAEVAVGDKVLVRKAETEVEAERVVLAPPEDLPRQVPINYQSVVNHLIDFPIAKNDSVPIQAGLPFMQPQIVAFKAVVVEPEDAIIITKNTKVEFSEKPAAGFEGGKKLSYEDIGGLKDELQRVRETIELPMRHPELFRKLGIDPPKGVLLYGPPGTGKTLIAKAVASESGAHFISIAGPEVISKYYGESEQRLREVFDDARQNAPSIVFIDELDSIAPKREEVTGEVERRVVAQLLTMMDGLEERGQVVVIGATNRLDAIDAALRRPGRFDREIEIAVPNERDRTEVLKIHTRGMPLAEDVSLEEMARQTHGFVGADLAALAREGAIRALRRYMPQIDLEEDEIPPEVLETMEVQAGDFRESLRDVSPSAMREVLLEVSHVTWEDVGGLESEKEEVREAVEYPLTDRTRFEDLGIEPPRGVLLYGPPGTGKTLIAKAVASESGANFIPVRGPQLLSKWVGESERAVREVFKKARQVAPSIIFFDELDALAPARGAGAESHVVESVLNQILTEMDGLTERGDVVVMGATNRPDIVDPALLRPGRFDRLVYIGAPDRKGRAKILGIHTRHMPLEGSTMNEAVAMTDGLDTSAIEESVAALPTEGSPTIANLRDAVAGVEKGAGEPLSAWARRRLLTDQLAARGTPLADPVRDEIVWAIAKMTEGYVGSDLEALCREAGMLAMREKQPVVTKEQLELAAKRVHPTMNERIKDYYGRVREHFKGGLPEQVQPPEYQ from the coding sequence ATGCCTGAAATGTATCTGAAAGTCGACAGGGCATATCCGGAGGACCAGGGCGGGGGGAAGGCACGCCTGGATCCTGACACCATGCTCCAGCTGCGACTCTCGCCCGGCGACCTCGTCGAGGTCGTCGGGAAACGTCGGACCATCGCCAAGGTCTGGCGGGCGATGGTCTCCGACTGGCAGCAGGGAAAGATGCGGGTTGACAAGTTCACGCGGGAGAACGCGGAGGTCGCGGTCGGGGACAAAGTACTCGTGCGGAAGGCCGAGACCGAGGTCGAGGCAGAACGGGTCGTCCTCGCACCGCCCGAAGATCTGCCCCGCCAGGTCCCGATCAACTACCAGAGCGTCGTCAACCACCTCATCGACTTCCCGATCGCCAAGAACGACTCCGTCCCGATCCAGGCCGGGCTTCCCTTCATGCAGCCCCAGATCGTGGCCTTCAAGGCGGTCGTCGTCGAGCCCGAAGATGCGATCATCATCACCAAGAACACCAAGGTCGAGTTCTCAGAGAAACCGGCGGCCGGGTTCGAAGGCGGCAAAAAACTCTCGTACGAGGACATCGGCGGGCTCAAAGACGAACTGCAGCGGGTGCGGGAGACGATCGAACTGCCGATGCGTCACCCCGAACTTTTTAGAAAACTCGGGATCGACCCGCCGAAGGGCGTGCTCCTGTACGGGCCGCCGGGCACCGGCAAGACGCTCATCGCCAAGGCCGTCGCCTCCGAGAGCGGGGCGCACTTCATCTCCATCGCGGGCCCCGAGGTGATCTCCAAGTATTACGGCGAGTCAGAACAGCGGCTGCGCGAGGTCTTCGACGACGCCCGACAGAACGCACCCTCGATCGTCTTCATCGACGAACTCGACTCCATCGCCCCGAAGCGCGAGGAGGTCACCGGCGAGGTCGAACGGCGGGTGGTCGCCCAGCTCCTCACCATGATGGACGGGCTCGAGGAGCGGGGGCAGGTCGTCGTGATCGGGGCGACGAACCGTCTCGACGCCATCGATGCGGCGCTCAGGCGGCCGGGACGTTTCGACCGGGAGATCGAGATCGCGGTCCCGAACGAACGCGACCGGACCGAGGTGCTCAAGATCCACACCCGCGGGATGCCCCTTGCCGAGGACGTCAGCCTCGAGGAGATGGCCAGACAGACCCACGGCTTTGTCGGCGCCGACCTTGCGGCACTGGCGCGTGAGGGAGCGATAAGGGCGCTGCGCCGGTACATGCCCCAGATCGATCTCGAAGAGGACGAGATCCCGCCCGAGGTCCTGGAGACGATGGAGGTGCAGGCCGGCGACTTCCGCGAGTCGCTCCGCGACGTCTCGCCCAGTGCCATGCGCGAGGTGCTGCTCGAGGTTTCTCATGTGACCTGGGAAGACGTCGGCGGCCTGGAGTCCGAGAAGGAGGAGGTGCGCGAGGCCGTCGAGTACCCACTCACCGACCGGACGCGTTTCGAAGACCTGGGGATCGAACCGCCGCGGGGCGTGCTCCTGTACGGCCCGCCCGGTACCGGCAAGACGCTCATCGCGAAGGCCGTCGCCTCGGAGAGCGGGGCGAACTTCATCCCGGTGAGGGGGCCGCAGCTCCTCTCCAAGTGGGTCGGCGAGTCCGAACGGGCGGTGCGCGAGGTCTTCAAGAAGGCCAGGCAGGTGGCGCCGTCCATCATCTTCTTCGACGAACTCGATGCCCTCGCCCCGGCCAGGGGAGCAGGGGCGGAGAGCCATGTGGTCGAGAGCGTGCTCAACCAGATCCTGACCGAGATGGACGGGCTCACCGAGAGAGGCGACGTGGTGGTGATGGGAGCGACGAACCGGCCCGACATCGTCGACCCCGCCCTGCTCAGGCCGGGCCGCTTCGACCGGCTCGTCTATATCGGGGCGCCTGACCGGAAAGGCCGGGCCAAGATCCTCGGGATCCACACGCGCCACATGCCACTCGAGGGCTCCACGATGAACGAAGCGGTGGCGATGACCGACGGGCTCGACACCTCGGCGATCGAGGAGAGCGTCGCCGCTCTGCCGACCGAGGGATCGCCCACCATTGCAAATCTCAGGGACGCCGTCGCGGGAGTCGAGAAAGGAGCGGGCGAGCCCCTCTCGGCCTGGGCGCGGCGGAGGCTCCTCACCGACCAGCTCGCCGCCCGCGGCACGCCGCTCGCCGACCCGGTGCGTGACGAGATCGTCTGGGCGATCGCCAAGATGACCGAGGGCTATGTCGGTTCAGACCTGGAGGCCCTCTGCCGCGAGGCCGGGATGCTTGCCATGCGGGAGAAACAACCCGTCGTCACGAAGGAACAGCTTGAACTGGCGGCCAAGAGGGTACATCCGACGATGAACGAGCGGATCAAAGACTACTACGGCCGGGTGCGGGAGCACTTCAAGGGCGGTCTGCCCGAACAGGTCCAGCCGCCGGAATATCAGTGA
- a CDS encoding class I adenylate-forming enzyme family protein produces MQNITTFLDVNARTCDGAAFVFAKDGRAYTYADLRDAAAAIAGGLTARGVTRGDRICIYLDTSPEYLLSYLGIWRIGAVAVPTNAVYHEDEVAYALNDSGAVAVITDEAHVPTVRAVQERCPALRHTCVVGVAAEGETAWDDLLNASPLGQAAGCRPDDLCQLQYTSGTTGRPKGAMLTQGNWMNALATQEEVLGLSGDDVYLGIYPMGHVGLSWGLATLKAGGTWVCMDRFDLDMYLGLAREYRATVLAAMPPVIHSLIRAGPETEDALKSARSVISGGGPLLPVIWEEFDRRFGVPIVNSYGLSETIVIGSGTATRPDTYDLHKGYRSVGAPVGYAEAKVVAEDDPDRELPPGEVGEIALRGPSVALGYWGMPEATEAAFRPDGWFLTGDLGYLDEDGVLFVTDRKKDMIIMSGWKIYPTEVENVIIDHPAIADVAIFACPDERRGEVPVAAVVMNAGQSITMDELNRYCRERLAGYKVPRSMVVLDHLPRVSGWKLLRRTLREEHTANPTE; encoded by the coding sequence ATGCAAAACATCACTACCTTCCTCGACGTCAACGCCAGGACCTGCGATGGTGCGGCGTTCGTCTTCGCAAAAGACGGGAGGGCTTATACCTATGCAGACCTGCGGGACGCCGCAGCCGCGATCGCCGGAGGTCTTACGGCCCGCGGCGTGACCAGAGGCGACCGGATCTGTATCTATCTCGACACCTCCCCCGAATACCTCCTCTCGTACCTGGGGATCTGGCGGATCGGGGCGGTCGCGGTCCCGACCAACGCCGTCTACCACGAAGACGAGGTGGCATATGCCCTCAACGATTCAGGGGCGGTGGCGGTGATCACCGACGAGGCGCACGTCCCCACGGTCAGGGCGGTGCAGGAGAGATGTCCGGCCCTCAGACATACCTGTGTTGTCGGGGTCGCCGCGGAGGGAGAGACCGCATGGGACGATCTCCTGAACGCCTCCCCCCTCGGGCAGGCGGCCGGGTGCCGGCCCGACGACCTCTGTCAGCTCCAGTATACCTCGGGGACCACCGGGCGGCCGAAGGGTGCGATGCTCACGCAGGGCAACTGGATGAACGCCCTCGCCACGCAGGAGGAGGTGCTCGGTCTCAGCGGAGACGACGTCTACCTCGGGATCTATCCGATGGGGCATGTCGGTCTCTCATGGGGCCTGGCGACCCTGAAGGCCGGGGGCACCTGGGTCTGTATGGACCGTTTCGACCTGGATATGTATCTCGGTCTCGCCCGGGAATACAGGGCCACCGTGCTCGCGGCGATGCCGCCAGTGATCCACTCCCTGATCCGGGCCGGGCCCGAGACCGAAGATGCCCTGAAGAGTGCGAGGTCGGTCATATCAGGGGGCGGGCCGCTCCTCCCGGTGATCTGGGAAGAGTTCGACCGCCGGTTCGGGGTTCCGATCGTAAACTCATACGGGCTCTCCGAGACGATCGTCATCGGTTCAGGGACCGCGACCAGGCCCGACACCTACGATCTCCACAAGGGCTACCGTTCGGTCGGGGCGCCGGTCGGGTACGCCGAGGCGAAGGTGGTCGCCGAAGACGACCCCGACCGCGAACTCCCGCCCGGCGAGGTGGGCGAGATCGCGCTGCGTGGCCCGTCCGTGGCACTGGGCTACTGGGGGATGCCCGAGGCGACCGAGGCGGCCTTCCGTCCCGACGGCTGGTTCCTGACCGGTGACCTCGGGTACCTGGACGAGGACGGCGTGCTCTTCGTCACCGACCGGAAGAAGGACATGATCATCATGTCCGGGTGGAAGATCTATCCGACCGAGGTCGAGAACGTGATCATCGACCACCCCGCCATTGCGGACGTCGCGATCTTCGCCTGTCCCGACGAACGCCGGGGCGAGGTGCCGGTGGCGGCCGTGGTGATGAACGCGGGGCAGTCGATCACCATGGACGAACTGAACCGGTACTGCAGGGAGCGGCTCGCCGGATACAAGGTGCCCCGCAGCATGGTCGTCCTCGACCACCTCCCCAGGGTAAGCGGATGGAAACTGCTCAGGCGGACGCTTCGAGAAGAGCATACCGCAAACCCGACAGAATAA
- a CDS encoding RAD55 family ATPase: protein MEKDNLRSTGLVGLDLALGGGIPRGTVIIVAGTPTDGLDLFGAQFWRGEEEEESEPNGSYLMIDDEPSEKMYDARAVTNQNLPSLVLGERVVLDSLSTIILRDGIDAALDLIRELKKKTQAEDSNVILLLYKGIHTREEEIRLTRAADGYIELLQRITGSEVERMLGIFKMHGLDLPNQLVPYNILADGLELSTTKRVV, encoded by the coding sequence GTGGAAAAGGACAATTTACGGTCCACCGGGCTTGTAGGGCTTGATCTCGCCCTCGGCGGGGGCATTCCTAGAGGAACGGTCATCATCGTCGCGGGCACCCCGACCGACGGCCTCGACCTCTTCGGCGCCCAGTTCTGGCGGGGTGAAGAAGAAGAAGAGAGCGAGCCGAACGGGTCGTACCTGATGATCGACGACGAACCGTCGGAAAAGATGTACGATGCACGAGCGGTCACGAACCAGAACCTCCCCTCACTCGTCCTAGGCGAGAGGGTCGTCCTCGACTCGCTCTCGACCATCATCCTCAGGGACGGCATCGATGCCGCTCTCGACCTGATCCGGGAACTGAAAAAGAAGACGCAAGCAGAGGACTCAAACGTTATCCTCCTCCTCTATAAGGGAATCCACACCAGAGAGGAAGAGATCAGGCTAACGAGAGCGGCCGACGGATATATCGAACTTCTCCAGCGGATCACCGGTTCGGAAGTTGAGCGGATGCTTGGCATCTTCAAAATGCATGGCCTTGACCTTCCCAACCAGCTCGTGCCATACAATATTCTGGCCGACGGCCTCGAACTCTCCACCACCAAGCGGGTGGTCTGA
- a CDS encoding methionine synthase produces the protein MNFITKVLPTTVVGSYPVVRAGGLRSLLDPLRGAVETAVADQVRAGVDIISDGQVRGDMITAFVSRLPGIKGQSVVGRVQPPANPLTVADTKYALSQHSRVKGIITGPSTLAHGLRIETPNYRGREELVLDLAQALATEARALEAAGVTMVQIDEPILSTGAADLAVGRQAVDLIASVLRIPSCLHVCGNLGEVVDEVLKIQVSVFDFEFSENQENLEVLSGKDLRGRPIGYGCIASADPGVESVETVEKRLQKGIDLFGAENMLVDPDCGLRMLEREVAFQKLSTMTKAADRLRPEY, from the coding sequence ATGAACTTTATCACCAAGGTCCTGCCGACGACCGTCGTCGGGAGTTACCCGGTCGTCAGGGCCGGGGGGCTGCGCTCGCTTCTCGACCCGCTCAGGGGGGCGGTCGAGACAGCGGTCGCCGACCAGGTCAGGGCCGGGGTGGACATCATCTCCGACGGGCAGGTGCGGGGCGACATGATCACCGCCTTCGTCTCCCGTCTGCCTGGTATCAAGGGGCAGAGCGTCGTGGGGCGGGTCCAGCCCCCAGCCAATCCCCTCACCGTTGCCGATACGAAATATGCACTCTCCCAGCACTCCAGGGTGAAGGGGATCATCACCGGCCCCTCCACCCTTGCGCATGGCCTGCGGATCGAGACCCCGAACTACCGCGGCCGGGAGGAACTGGTCCTCGACCTGGCCCAGGCCCTGGCAACCGAGGCGAGAGCCCTGGAAGCCGCCGGAGTGACGATGGTCCAGATCGACGAACCGATCCTCTCGACCGGCGCTGCGGACCTTGCGGTCGGCCGGCAGGCCGTCGACCTCATCGCCTCGGTGCTCAGGATCCCCTCCTGTCTCCATGTCTGCGGGAACCTCGGCGAGGTCGTCGACGAGGTGCTCAAGATCCAGGTCTCCGTCTTCGACTTCGAGTTTTCTGAGAACCAGGAGAACCTTGAGGTTCTCTCGGGAAAGGATCTCAGAGGGCGTCCGATCGGCTACGGGTGCATCGCCTCGGCCGATCCCGGTGTGGAGAGCGTGGAGACCGTCGAGAAGCGTCTCCAGAAGGGGATCGACCTCTTCGGTGCGGAGAACATGCTCGTCGACCCCGACTGTGGGCTGCGTATGCTCGAGCGCGAGGTGGCCTTCCAGAAACTTTCCACCATGACGAAGGCGGCCGATCGGCTCAGGCCTGAATATTGA
- the aspS gene encoding aspartate--tRNA(Asn) ligase — MRVPISEVTPETERAEVMGWVHEIRDLGGLTFFLIRDRTGIVQTTVVKKKASEAVLQAAKDVSRESVVRVAGPVKAIAKAPGGREITPETFEIVSPCATPLPLDVVEKVPADLDTRLDARFLDVRKPRVAAIFKIRSTVTTATYEFLSQRGFYNIATPKVVAAATEGGTELFPIAYFEKEAFLNQSPQLYKQMMMAGGFEKVFEVGPIFRAEEHNTVRHLNEATSIDVEVSFADDRDVMVLLEDLVAHMYATVADRCADALTDLGVELEVPKTPFPRLPYAEAIEIAAARIDEPIKYGDDLSTAAEKAIGEEMGQHYFITDWPTAIKPYYAMPYEDDPSICKAFDMMHPRMELSSGAQRIHQHDLLVEQIKAKGLSPESFEFYLRPFKYGMPPHAGWGMGMERLIMTMLGLKNIREAVLFPRDRHRVVP; from the coding sequence ATGCGCGTCCCAATCAGCGAGGTAACACCAGAAACCGAGCGTGCAGAGGTCATGGGCTGGGTCCACGAGATCCGTGACCTCGGCGGCCTCACCTTCTTCCTCATCCGCGACAGGACCGGGATCGTTCAGACGACGGTCGTCAAGAAGAAGGCATCCGAAGCGGTTCTCCAGGCCGCAAAGGACGTCTCCAGAGAATCGGTGGTCCGGGTCGCCGGACCGGTCAAAGCCATCGCCAAGGCACCGGGCGGCAGAGAGATCACCCCCGAGACCTTCGAGATCGTCTCGCCCTGTGCCACCCCCCTCCCCCTCGACGTCGTGGAGAAGGTGCCGGCCGACCTGGACACCAGGCTCGACGCCAGGTTCCTCGACGTGAGAAAGCCGCGGGTCGCCGCGATCTTCAAGATCCGCAGCACTGTCACCACCGCCACCTACGAATTCCTCAGCCAGCGCGGGTTCTACAACATCGCCACCCCCAAGGTCGTCGCCGCTGCGACCGAGGGCGGGACCGAACTCTTTCCGATCGCCTACTTCGAGAAGGAGGCCTTCCTCAACCAGAGCCCTCAGCTCTACAAGCAGATGATGATGGCCGGCGGGTTCGAGAAGGTCTTCGAGGTCGGGCCGATCTTCCGTGCCGAGGAGCACAACACGGTTCGGCACCTCAACGAGGCCACCTCCATCGACGTCGAGGTCTCGTTCGCCGACGACAGGGACGTGATGGTTCTTCTCGAAGACCTGGTCGCCCACATGTACGCCACCGTCGCCGACCGGTGCGCCGACGCCCTCACCGACCTCGGCGTCGAACTTGAAGTCCCGAAGACTCCGTTCCCGAGGCTCCCGTACGCCGAGGCGATCGAGATCGCCGCCGCCAGGATCGATGAGCCGATCAAGTACGGCGACGACCTCTCGACCGCGGCCGAGAAGGCGATCGGCGAAGAGATGGGTCAGCACTACTTCATCACCGACTGGCCGACAGCCATCAAGCCGTACTATGCCATGCCGTACGAGGACGACCCATCCATCTGCAAGGCCTTCGACATGATGCACCCGAGAATGGAACTCTCCTCCGGTGCCCAACGTATCCACCAGCACGATCTCCTCGTCGAGCAGATCAAAGCGAAGGGGTTAAGCCCGGAGAGCTTCGAGTTCTACCTTAGACCCTTCAAGTACGGGATGCCCCCGCACGCGGGCTGGGGTATGGGTATGGAGCGGCTGATCATGACGATGCTCGGTCTCAAGAACATCAGGGAGGCCGTGCTCTTCCCGCGTGACCGACACAGAGTAGTGCCATGA
- a CDS encoding transglutaminase-like domain-containing protein, protein MDRQDMLSVLIGVVIVLVVALVVKPALYGGSGGGADTPCAIQTPIPAPEISRPTLAPAPSHDGGEDLVREFRWTAIDGGVHTATLKIPLSLFERERQTPRIQDPSAWGRYALSEDDSPYVRELAEKIASSPFNVPENDYYQVMDIIFFVQQLPYALDNATESYTEGRVPPTGTYAGEEVEYPKYPVETLVDGKGDCEDSSILTAALLNQMDYDVVLLHYSDHLAVGVQIQNFDPYYVNYTPKYYDYRGKRYYYVETTGYKPIPNPISGQYDGGRWGKPFPVGDAQETGIGSVGSEKPRIIPLHYLVVPAHHTIRPAHPVPGGEG, encoded by the coding sequence ATGGATCGCCAGGACATGCTCTCGGTACTTATTGGGGTCGTCATCGTTCTCGTCGTCGCCCTTGTCGTGAAACCCGCTCTTTACGGTGGGTCAGGGGGCGGTGCCGATACGCCCTGCGCTATTCAGACGCCGATCCCTGCCCCGGAGATCTCACGTCCCACCCTGGCGCCTGCCCCCTCCCATGACGGAGGGGAAGACCTCGTCAGAGAGTTCAGGTGGACCGCCATCGACGGCGGCGTCCATACCGCCACCCTGAAAATACCCTTGTCGCTCTTTGAGAGGGAACGGCAGACCCCGCGGATCCAGGATCCCTCCGCCTGGGGACGATACGCTCTCTCGGAGGACGATAGTCCATATGTCAGGGAACTTGCCGAAAAAATCGCCTCCTCTCCCTTCAACGTCCCGGAAAACGACTATTATCAGGTGATGGACATCATCTTCTTTGTCCAGCAACTCCCCTACGCCCTCGACAACGCCACCGAGAGTTACACCGAGGGCAGGGTTCCACCCACCGGCACATATGCCGGGGAGGAGGTTGAGTACCCGAAGTACCCGGTGGAGACGCTCGTCGACGGGAAAGGAGACTGCGAAGACTCGTCCATCCTCACCGCCGCCCTCCTCAACCAGATGGACTATGATGTGGTCCTGCTCCACTACTCAGATCACCTGGCGGTGGGGGTGCAGATACAAAACTTCGATCCGTACTATGTCAACTACACCCCGAAATATTATGATTACCGGGGGAAACGCTACTACTACGTCGAGACGACGGGTTATAAGCCGATCCCGAATCCAATATCCGGTCAATATGACGGCGGACGCTGGGGAAAACCGTTCCCCGTCGGCGACGCGCAAGAAACCGGAATCGGGAGCGTGGGATCAGAGAAACCCCGGATCATCCCGCTCCACTATCTCGTCGTCCCCGCGCACCATACGATCCGTCCGGCACACCCGGTCCCCGGGGGTGAGGGATGA
- a CDS encoding ArsR/SmtB family transcription factor: MAIPGPLEDDLAKIGGIEGLKDLIPDDGALETLSARFKALADPMRLKILLLLAPGPFCVCVIREVLGIADSRLSYHLNVLKKAGLIAGEQQGTWIIYSLTDEGEEFAARLAGAGHGRA, from the coding sequence ATGGCAATTCCCGGACCTCTTGAAGATGACCTTGCAAAGATCGGTGGTATCGAGGGACTCAAAGATCTGATCCCGGACGATGGCGCGCTCGAAACACTCTCCGCTCGGTTCAAGGCCCTTGCAGATCCGATGCGCCTGAAGATCCTCCTCCTCCTCGCTCCCGGACCGTTCTGTGTCTGCGTGATCAGGGAAGTGCTCGGGATCGCCGACTCGCGCCTCTCCTATCACCTCAACGTCCTCAAAAAAGCCGGCCTGATCGCCGGCGAACAGCAGGGCACCTGGATCATCTACTCGCTCACCGATGAGGGGGAGGAGTTCGCCGCCCGCCTCGCCGGTGCCGGTCATGGCAGGGCATAG